A single genomic interval of Brevibacillus brevis harbors:
- a CDS encoding Crp/Fnr family transcriptional regulator — protein MDLNRIQFVTDAFPCFSLVPKAAWRHPDITVERFSPQLTMQQGHLFAHAAFVLSGKLRIYIISESGREVTLYRVQRGGVCVLMMASILGETGYEASAQLEEETELLLLPVDVFKEWMDRYKDLRQFIYRNMINRMVSVTSLVEDIAFKPINARIAELLLRRTTDSRNHLTITHEAIAIELGTVREVISRSLKEFEKAGWLQLGRGRIAAIHRDALQERLFLGDW, from the coding sequence AATCCAATTTGTGACGGATGCTTTTCCGTGCTTTTCCCTTGTTCCAAAAGCCGCATGGCGCCATCCTGACATAACAGTGGAACGCTTTTCTCCCCAGCTTACGATGCAGCAGGGACATCTGTTTGCCCACGCCGCCTTTGTATTGTCAGGCAAGCTCCGCATCTATATCATCAGCGAATCTGGACGTGAGGTTACGTTATACCGGGTACAACGCGGGGGAGTCTGCGTCCTCATGATGGCAAGTATTTTAGGTGAGACGGGCTATGAAGCGTCCGCACAGCTAGAAGAGGAAACCGAGCTGCTGCTTTTGCCTGTAGATGTCTTCAAAGAATGGATGGATCGCTATAAGGACTTGCGTCAGTTTATTTACCGGAACATGATCAACCGAATGGTCTCCGTCACGTCTCTGGTCGAGGATATCGCGTTTAAACCGATCAACGCGCGCATCGCCGAATTATTGCTCCGACGTACTACAGATTCTCGCAATCACCTAACCATCACCCATGAAGCGATTGCTATTGAACTCGGGACGGTCAGAGAAGTAATCAGTCGGTCACTCAAGGAGTTTGAGAAAGCCGGATGGCTTCAGTTAGGACGAGGCCGAATCGCTGCTATTCACCGTGATGCCCTCCAGGAAAGACTTTTTCTTGGTGATTGGTGA
- a CDS encoding response regulator, producing the protein MARILIADDSLVVRDYMKIILERAGHQVIAEATNGLDAYQKYAAHLPDVVTMDINMPGMNGIDTVKKIIGTFPDANIIMVSTNGLKPLVFEAINAGARHYILKPIDEERLLASITNSL; encoded by the coding sequence ATGGCTCGTATACTGATAGCAGACGACTCCCTTGTAGTACGAGATTACATGAAAATCATTTTGGAACGGGCGGGCCATCAAGTCATTGCAGAAGCAACGAATGGATTGGACGCCTATCAAAAGTATGCGGCCCACCTCCCCGACGTGGTGACGATGGATATCAATATGCCTGGCATGAATGGCATAGATACCGTCAAAAAAATCATCGGCACCTTCCCCGACGCCAACATCATTATGGTCAGCACCAACGGATTAAAGCCGCTCGTTTTTGAAGCAATCAACGCTGGAGCGCGCCATTACATTCTAAAACCGATCGATGAAGAACGACTTTTGGCTTCCATTACGAATTCTCTTTAG
- a CDS encoding AAA family ATPase, translated as MSGMIVVPGYRVAELISTHSKLGIYRGYRNNDNLPVLFKVPMEGPSHKESLWKLKHEYRILQSLESNAVETIIELVNHNRETIMITEDFGGVPLSLLMKMKGLSLKEMLFIAVRMASCLKEIHQHGIIHKDVNPDHILVHPETYEVKLVSFGLATKCHQEYQSVMNPKEWKGNLRYVSPEQTGRMNRTVDYRSDIYSFGVTLYELLTGKLPFLTSDMLELIHAHMARKPLAPSSVKPSVPEILSDIVMKCLSKNTEDRYFSMSGLLADLQRCFDQLEQNGLITPFPLALEDRADHLRIPERLYGREQEIQMLIDAFEQVTNGATRIVLLSGSAGVGKSALVLEAQKAFLRGRGRFVSGKFDHYNQAVPYSAIIQIFQDLIKQLLAGHERELLAWREMILDAMQGLGQVIVDVIPQLETVIGKQPAVPELPAAEAKNRFQWVMQRFIRIWARPDHPLVLFLDDLQWADSSSLFLIRELVADMQISHFLLICAYREHDGGTMNPLIAILTETGIKSRILRQFTLLPLRDPEFNAMLADALHSDPEMTKPLVTIIMQKTAGNPFYVREFIKTLYDRNLLWYEREEQNWQWDLAEIEKLGTTENVADFLVEKMRRLPDSTQKQLGYAACLGNSFLLHLIAKSRNQTESEAIQHIRPAIEEGLIYPIEGAEYLTYVALVEEEVASQMRIRFRFVHDRIQQAAYSLLAEEERGQIHVKLGRMMWEMSQGSESGFLFEICDHMYRGKEILEDQAERIHVAHCHLLAGQKAKSSAAFESALQYFQRGLELVGEEGWQHNHDLTMELCALSAETTYLCNQLDEAKQLFERGMQHAKTDRERVRILEMEIRMYTRLAEFPRVMEIASEALGLLGVPIPKKPGKLDIIKEMFHIKRRLKGRKIDELLYLPDVPDENYQMAMSIISYAGPSAYYVNLNWFALTILRALHLSLVHGNAVASANGYTGYGIVQAAQFGNYREAYEFGQLACRVADSFADPIAMTKAYGAFALLINHWCEHARTNIPLLKKAIQLGLDGGGNIYAAYNAHGLLEAMLYCGVPVEELEQQIEEYSDMIQQIKVVDHDDRLLLLRQALHTFTRWSDDERTAFCHDGFDETTYVSHLKKEGNSYKRYMYHYYKSMVHLMYGNHLEAAELLAEAEQWMDSVSGQVLVSQQVFMQTLALTGLYENASRQEKSKYGKKIKANIKKMKTWANECPENFQHKWLLMYAEWLRVTENKQEAGPYYEQAVQLAKKDVFLQNEAMANELAAQHYLALGLETIAKVYMTEAHEVYMLWGAVAKAREIGERYPYLLQRVRSMGASAEIATTDQTADLVDLMSVIKASQTIASELRLEMLLATMLRTVMSNAGAEKGILLLKKDGDWLIEAAGSVDLDVEIMQSVPYEHSGMLSVAVVNYTIRTEEMLVLHNASVEGVFFRDTYIAKHKPKSILCSPLWQQGKMIGVIYLENNETTHVFNEKRSEPLRLIFSQIAIFIENARLYHQLEQWNQSLEKIVTERTNEIQALLQANKNLLNNAGQGFLSFSKNLLVHSEYSRECLRIFGRELAGVSVAELLYPDRPEDRVFIESLLEKYFGAKDQGQKELYLSLFPTEIQINQMPLKLACKPIYEDRRDSPEGLMLILTDMSEQRALKSKMEREWQRLNMVVTVAISLPLFQKVLRAFDAFFEDGWKRVLKEEMADSEKLFKLVAQIHQFKGDFSQLHLIHTPQKLHDLESWLIQWAKSEVHLSAEDVRAQQSFAEVQAAMQQDLSIMQHKLGVGFLDHNEHVYTIAKERWESFEHEITSLIQGEAQQELLQRIRKLRYRPMKDMLSRYEDYVSELAIRLNKTIDPVEWDAEEVLVDPERFENFARSLVHVFNNAIDHGMEEEQERLACGKERSGKIQCRLWQEDTSLCVTIRDDGRGGDMEKLKLALAEHVTVQENASLVSGRGIGLSIVKQEVEQLGGTLQVHTEEGEGTCFTFRIPLEDIR; from the coding sequence ACTGTCACTGAAGGAGATGCTCTTCATTGCAGTCCGCATGGCTTCCTGCTTGAAGGAAATCCATCAGCACGGAATCATTCATAAGGATGTAAATCCCGATCATATCCTGGTTCATCCTGAAACCTATGAGGTAAAGCTTGTTAGCTTTGGGTTGGCGACGAAATGCCACCAAGAATACCAAAGTGTGATGAATCCAAAAGAATGGAAGGGGAATCTTCGCTACGTCTCGCCGGAGCAGACGGGGAGGATGAATCGCACCGTCGATTACCGCTCCGATATTTATTCTTTTGGTGTCACGCTCTACGAGTTATTGACTGGAAAGCTGCCCTTTTTAACTTCGGACATGCTTGAACTCATACATGCTCATATGGCGAGAAAGCCGCTCGCTCCCTCCAGTGTAAAACCATCCGTTCCAGAGATTCTATCGGACATTGTGATGAAGTGTCTGTCAAAAAATACAGAGGATCGCTACTTTAGCATGTCTGGCTTGCTGGCAGACCTACAGCGCTGCTTTGATCAACTTGAACAAAACGGTTTGATTACGCCTTTTCCGCTTGCTTTAGAAGACCGTGCCGATCACTTGCGGATTCCAGAGAGGCTGTATGGACGTGAGCAGGAAATCCAAATGCTCATCGATGCATTTGAGCAAGTCACGAACGGCGCTACGAGGATAGTTCTCCTCAGTGGCTCTGCGGGCGTGGGTAAATCTGCGCTCGTGCTGGAAGCGCAAAAAGCGTTTTTGAGAGGCCGGGGACGTTTTGTTTCAGGAAAGTTCGACCATTATAATCAGGCCGTTCCGTATTCGGCCATCATTCAAATCTTTCAGGATTTGATCAAGCAGCTCTTGGCAGGTCATGAACGCGAGCTGCTCGCTTGGCGAGAGATGATACTCGACGCCATGCAAGGACTTGGTCAAGTGATCGTGGATGTCATTCCACAGCTTGAGACAGTTATCGGCAAACAGCCTGCCGTACCTGAGCTGCCGGCAGCAGAAGCAAAAAATCGCTTTCAATGGGTGATGCAACGCTTTATTCGGATTTGGGCGCGACCAGACCATCCACTCGTCTTGTTCCTGGATGATTTGCAGTGGGCGGATTCTTCTTCGCTTTTCCTGATCCGAGAGTTGGTTGCGGATATGCAGATTAGTCATTTTCTGTTGATTTGCGCTTATCGTGAGCATGATGGCGGTACGATGAATCCGTTGATTGCCATTTTGACAGAGACAGGCATCAAGAGCCGCATCTTGCGCCAATTTACGTTACTGCCGCTTCGAGACCCCGAATTCAATGCGATGCTGGCGGATGCGTTGCATAGTGATCCGGAGATGACGAAGCCGCTGGTTACGATTATCATGCAGAAAACAGCCGGGAATCCGTTTTATGTAAGAGAATTCATTAAAACGCTGTATGATCGGAACTTGCTGTGGTATGAGAGAGAAGAACAGAACTGGCAATGGGATTTGGCCGAAATCGAGAAGCTGGGTACTACGGAAAATGTGGCAGATTTTCTCGTAGAAAAAATGAGAAGACTGCCTGATTCCACTCAGAAGCAGCTCGGTTATGCGGCTTGTCTGGGAAACTCGTTTTTGCTTCATTTGATAGCCAAGTCACGAAATCAAACGGAGTCAGAAGCCATCCAGCATATACGGCCTGCGATTGAGGAAGGTCTCATCTATCCGATTGAAGGAGCGGAATATCTGACTTACGTTGCGCTCGTGGAAGAAGAAGTGGCGTCTCAGATGCGGATTCGTTTCCGTTTTGTGCATGATCGCATTCAACAGGCCGCCTATTCGTTGTTAGCAGAGGAAGAACGAGGACAGATTCACGTCAAGCTGGGCAGGATGATGTGGGAAATGTCCCAAGGGAGCGAATCTGGCTTCTTGTTCGAAATTTGCGATCATATGTATCGGGGCAAAGAGATACTGGAGGATCAGGCGGAGCGCATTCATGTAGCGCATTGTCATTTGCTCGCGGGTCAAAAAGCGAAATCCTCTGCGGCATTTGAATCCGCGTTGCAGTACTTCCAACGTGGTCTCGAGCTGGTCGGGGAAGAGGGCTGGCAGCACAATCATGATCTGACCATGGAGCTGTGTGCGTTGTCTGCGGAGACGACGTACCTCTGTAACCAATTGGATGAGGCAAAACAATTGTTTGAACGCGGGATGCAGCATGCCAAAACAGACAGAGAACGCGTTCGCATTTTGGAAATGGAAATTCGCATGTATACACGACTGGCTGAATTTCCGCGTGTCATGGAGATCGCAAGCGAAGCCTTGGGGTTATTGGGCGTACCGATTCCCAAAAAGCCTGGCAAGCTCGATATCATTAAGGAAATGTTTCACATCAAACGCCGCCTCAAAGGTCGGAAAATAGATGAGCTGCTGTATTTGCCGGATGTTCCGGATGAAAATTATCAGATGGCGATGAGCATCATCAGCTACGCCGGGCCATCTGCTTACTATGTTAATCTCAATTGGTTTGCTTTAACGATATTGCGTGCCCTTCATCTGTCGCTCGTGCACGGAAACGCGGTCGCCTCGGCAAACGGCTATACCGGTTACGGGATCGTACAAGCTGCTCAATTCGGAAATTATCGAGAGGCTTACGAATTTGGGCAATTGGCTTGCCGTGTAGCAGACAGCTTCGCCGATCCGATCGCCATGACGAAGGCGTATGGCGCGTTTGCCCTACTGATCAATCACTGGTGCGAGCATGCACGAACGAATATCCCTCTCCTGAAAAAAGCGATTCAGCTCGGCTTGGACGGTGGCGGCAACATTTATGCTGCTTACAATGCCCATGGGCTTTTGGAAGCCATGCTCTACTGCGGTGTGCCAGTGGAAGAATTGGAGCAGCAAATCGAGGAATACAGCGATATGATTCAACAAATCAAGGTCGTTGATCACGATGATCGGCTTCTGTTATTGCGCCAGGCGCTGCATACCTTTACACGGTGGTCCGACGATGAACGAACGGCGTTTTGCCATGATGGTTTTGACGAAACGACATATGTAAGCCACCTGAAAAAAGAAGGAAACAGCTACAAGCGGTACATGTACCACTACTATAAATCGATGGTTCATCTCATGTACGGGAACCACCTGGAGGCTGCCGAGCTGCTGGCTGAAGCGGAGCAATGGATGGATTCAGTCAGTGGACAAGTTCTTGTCAGCCAACAAGTATTTATGCAAACACTGGCATTAACAGGGCTCTATGAGAACGCCAGCCGACAGGAAAAATCGAAGTATGGGAAAAAAATCAAAGCAAATATCAAGAAGATGAAGACGTGGGCAAACGAATGCCCGGAAAATTTTCAGCACAAGTGGTTGCTGATGTATGCTGAGTGGCTGCGTGTCACTGAGAACAAACAAGAAGCAGGTCCTTATTATGAACAGGCGGTTCAACTCGCCAAAAAGGATGTTTTCTTGCAAAACGAGGCTATGGCAAATGAATTGGCTGCCCAGCATTACTTGGCACTCGGACTCGAAACGATTGCGAAGGTATACATGACAGAGGCGCACGAGGTTTACATGCTTTGGGGAGCGGTCGCCAAGGCACGAGAGATTGGGGAACGGTACCCTTATCTTTTGCAACGGGTAAGAAGCATGGGAGCTTCCGCCGAGATTGCCACGACTGACCAGACAGCAGACCTTGTCGATTTAATGAGTGTCATCAAGGCGTCGCAAACGATTGCCAGCGAGCTCCGCCTGGAAATGCTGTTGGCGACGATGCTGCGCACGGTGATGAGCAATGCAGGTGCGGAGAAAGGAATCCTCCTGCTGAAAAAAGATGGTGACTGGCTCATCGAAGCGGCAGGCTCTGTCGATTTGGACGTGGAGATCATGCAGTCTGTCCCGTATGAGCATAGCGGGATGCTCTCTGTCGCCGTTGTGAATTACACCATTCGCACAGAAGAGATGCTGGTGCTCCACAATGCTTCGGTTGAAGGTGTCTTTTTCCGCGATACGTACATCGCGAAGCACAAGCCGAAATCGATTCTATGCTCCCCGCTATGGCAGCAAGGCAAAATGATCGGTGTCATATATTTGGAGAACAACGAGACGACACATGTGTTCAACGAAAAACGCTCAGAGCCGCTCAGACTGATTTTCTCGCAAATTGCGATCTTTATTGAAAATGCGAGACTGTATCATCAATTGGAGCAATGGAATCAATCCTTGGAAAAGATTGTGACAGAGCGTACCAATGAGATTCAGGCACTTTTACAGGCGAATAAAAATCTGTTAAACAATGCGGGACAAGGCTTCCTTTCTTTTTCCAAAAACCTGCTGGTCCATTCCGAATACAGTCGGGAATGTCTCCGGATTTTTGGCAGAGAACTGGCTGGGGTATCGGTCGCAGAGCTGTTATATCCAGATCGCCCTGAGGACCGCGTGTTTATTGAATCTCTTTTGGAAAAGTACTTTGGAGCAAAAGACCAAGGGCAAAAAGAGCTGTATCTCAGTCTGTTTCCTACAGAAATCCAGATCAATCAAATGCCGTTGAAGCTGGCGTGTAAGCCGATATATGAAGATCGGCGAGATTCGCCAGAGGGGTTGATGCTGATTCTGACTGATATGAGTGAGCAGCGGGCGCTCAAATCAAAGATGGAGCGAGAATGGCAAAGGTTGAATATGGTCGTAACGGTAGCGATTAGTCTCCCGCTCTTCCAAAAGGTACTGCGGGCTTTTGACGCTTTCTTTGAGGATGGGTGGAAGCGGGTCCTGAAAGAAGAGATGGCGGATTCCGAGAAACTATTCAAATTGGTCGCTCAGATTCATCAGTTTAAAGGTGACTTCAGTCAATTACACTTGATTCATACACCGCAAAAGCTGCATGATCTGGAGTCGTGGTTAATTCAATGGGCAAAGTCCGAAGTACACCTGTCCGCCGAGGATGTGCGCGCCCAGCAGTCATTTGCAGAGGTTCAAGCTGCGATGCAACAAGATTTGTCGATCATGCAGCACAAGCTCGGGGTCGGGTTCCTCGATCATAACGAGCATGTGTACACCATTGCAAAAGAGCGGTGGGAAAGCTTCGAGCATGAGATCACCAGTCTGATACAGGGGGAAGCTCAGCAGGAGCTGCTCCAACGTATTCGCAAGCTCCGCTATCGTCCGATGAAGGACATGTTGTCCCGGTATGAAGACTATGTAAGTGAGCTCGCCATCCGTCTGAATAAGACGATCGATCCGGTCGAGTGGGATGCTGAAGAAGTACTGGTCGATCCGGAGCGATTCGAGAATTTTGCGCGGAGCCTGGTTCACGTATTCAACAATGCGATCGATCATGGAATGGAAGAAGAGCAAGAACGATTGGCATGCGGAAAAGAACGCAGCGGCAAGATTCAATGCCGCCTTTGGCAAGAGGATACTTCCCTGTGCGTCACGATTCGTGATGATGGGCGGGGCGGCGATATGGAAAAGCTAAAGCTGGCATTGGCGGAGCATGTCACGGTACAAGAAAACGCAAGTCTCGTATCGGGCAGAGGAATTGGCCTGTCCATTGTCAAACAAGAGGTTGAACAGTTGGGCGGCACCCTTCAGGTCCATACCGAAGAAGGAGAGGGCACCTGCTTTACCTTCCGAATCCCGTTGGAAGACATTCGCTAG